One part of the Rutidosis leptorrhynchoides isolate AG116_Rl617_1_P2 chromosome 1, CSIRO_AGI_Rlap_v1, whole genome shotgun sequence genome encodes these proteins:
- the LOC139881485 gene encoding protein LURP-one-related 8-like: MSRIHPSLSGSHVVHDVEDSLQGQVTVPLSPKQTTLTVWKRSSMSFQGTDGFTVYDHNGKLAFRVDNYSRNGYAQNGWSCSSVGGGGGGVLVLMDGSGNPLLTLKPKILSIKNQWNACTYKEDHNGSPKSDKRIFMMRRPSSSMFLFGQTQNKEAKCEAEIFLYPQSTEPDSRKPSGQPDYIIEGSFWNRNCKIMSTINGEVAAKIMRKRTCTSTPINGSSSSNSSSSTSSTIMLSEEVFSLVVMPDFDPQVIMAFVVILDRICCKPIFTPRMCS; encoded by the exons atgtCAAGGATCCATCCATCTTTAAGCGGGTCACATGTTGTGCATGATGTTGAAGATTCACTTCAAGGTCAAGTTACGGTTCCTTTAAGTCCAAAACAAACAACTCTTACCGTATGGAAAAGATCGAGCATGAGTTTCCAGGGTACGGATGGGTTCACAGTTTATGATCACAATGGAAAGCTCGCTTTTCGGGTTGACAACTACTCGAGAAATGGCTATGCCCAAAACGGTTGGTCCTGCTCGTCTGTTGGTGGTGGTGGCGGCGGTGTTCTAGTCCTCATGGATGGATCTGGCAACCCTTTATTAACTCTCAAACCAAAG ATTCTAAGTATTAAAAATCAATGGAATGCATGTACATATAAAGAAGACCATAATGGGTCACCTAAAAGCGACAAAAGAATTTTTATGATGAGAAGACCAtcatcaagtatgtttttatttgggCAAACTCAAAATAAGGAAGCAAAATGTGAAGCTGAAATATTTTTGTATCCACAAAGTACAGAACCTGATTCTAGGAAACCATCAGGACAACCTGATTATATAATAGAAGGTTCGTTTTGGAATCGTAATTGCAAGATTATGAGTACAATTAACGGAGAAGTGGCGGCCAAGATTATGAGAAAGAGAACATGTACATCAACGCCGATTAATGGTAGCAGtagtagtaatagtagtagtagtacgagtagtacaataatgttgagtgaagaaGTGTTTAGCCTTGTGGTGATGCCCGATTTTGACCCTCAAGTCATCATGGCTTTTGTTGTCATTCTTGATCGTATATGTTGCAAGCCCATTTTCACGCCTCGCATGTGTTCATGA